A window from Scleropages formosus chromosome 17, fSclFor1.1, whole genome shotgun sequence encodes these proteins:
- the LOC108938974 gene encoding uncharacterized protein LOC108938974, producing the protein MPLFRGSLPCSAKGGIKKKRRRKAGWVERDAEGCSPSLATLCLWSLAENMKDFWTRDYAEKYMDHYTFRYIMGPFNILPGELVEDLLSLLSSRHSMTRAALHLLLVPQVRCLSLSSCSSLVTSSICSLIGIRCQALQSLDLSGAQHLSALVLSELLGQLTRLRSISLTGTQCDDRVLRTLGTSCPAVQHLNVSCCHQLSPTSLLHLVPRPSGHDGLSLRSLQALDIGLESRESYRVGVAIFLLLSMPSLEKVAIEGLGEACALMESQDFGVLDDFTLQNEVPDLWELWSNRIQGEQSGACEKAVEKECLDDERIEGWLSESEDYDEDEIEQQNERDNTGMWKDKGKSKPYSNSLEELESSGVTGGKTGEGERALGGSLTLSLREAQGVSCSSVRALGLLCPDLCSLSLHCEEGLVGHLAAGLGQWKGQFFSLSVQFTGVLPEILPAVGVVGSSLHTLILEGVRVDSDASFLQLLRSCPKLKTLSIHTEPPNINEEEEEENDEHDIQGLPCLPQLRVLSLKFFMEQQQKKPLMTWSSLKWATLSLLGSSPFLEKASLVAMPCPMDAVFQKVLDGRLGSPEASRISPLHNLQHLNLAYCNISTKTASRLVIHENCLSTLDLSGCWNVSSENIVQLQMKATKRRHPLTILWR; encoded by the exons atgcccCTGTTTCGAGGGTCTCTGCCCTGTTCTGCTAAAGGAGGGataaagaagaagaggaggaggaaggcaggATGGGTAGAGAGGGATGCAGAAGGATGCAGCCCTTCACTGGCCACTTTGTGTCTTTGGAGCCTGGCTGAAAACATGAAAGATTTCTGGACCAGAGACTACGCTGAGAAGTACATGGATCATTACACCTTCCGCTACATCATGGGCCCCTTCAACATACTGC CAGGGGAGCTTGTAGAAGATCTGCTGTCTCTCCTTTCCTCCCGTCACTCGATGACGCGAGCTGCCCTGCACCTCCTGTTGGTGCCCCAGGTCCGCTGCCTCTCGCTGTCCTCTTGCTCCAGCCTGGTCACATCCAGCATTTGCAGCCTCATTGGTATCCGCTGCCAG GCTTTGCAGTCCCTGGATCTCAGTGGTGCTCAGCACCTTTCTGCCCTGGTCTTGAGTGAACTGCTGGGGCAGCTGACCAGGCTACGCTCCATCTCTCTGACAGGCACTCAGTGTGATGATCGGGTCCTACGGACACTGggtaccagctgccctgcaGTGCAGCACCTCAATGTATCGTGTTGTCATCAGCTTTCACCCACCAGCTTGCTGCATTTGGTGCCCAGGCCATCTGGGCACGATGGACTGTCTCTTAGGAGCCTTCAGGCCCTGGACATAGGGTTAGAGAGCAGGGAGTCATACAGGGTGGGGGTTGCGATCTTCCTCCTGCTCTCAATGCCTTCCCTTGAAAAGGTTGCCATTGAGGGACTGGGAGAAGCTTGTGCCCTTATGGAAAGCCAGGATTTTGGTGTGCTGGATGACTTCACTTTACAGAATGAGGTGCCTGACCTCTGGGAGTTGTGGAGTAATAGAATCCAGGGAGAGCAATCGGGGGCATGTGAAAAAGCAGTTGAAAAGGAGTGTCTGGATGATGAAAGAATAGAGGGATGGCTGTCAGAGAGCGAGGATTACGATGAGGATGAAATTGAGCAGCAGAATGAAAGGGATAACACTGGGATGTGGAAAGATAAAGGGAAGAGTAAGCCTTACAGTAATAGTCTAGAAGAATTAGAAAGCAGTGGTGTTACTGGTGGGAAAACAGGCGAGGGGGAGAGAGCTTTGGGGGGAAGTTTGACGCTTAGTTTGCGGGAAGCCCAGGGTGTATCATGCAGTAGTGTTAGGGCTTTAGGGCTGCTGTGTCCTGATTTATGCTCACTGTCTCTGCACTGTGAAGAAGGCCTAGTAGGGCACTTAGCTGCTGGACTGGGGCAATGGAAAGGGCAGTTTTTCAGCCTCAGTGTGCAATTCACAGGAGTTTTGCCTGAAATTCTACCTGCCGTAGGTGTTGTAGGTTCCTCGTTGCACACACTGATTTTGGAGGGAGTCAGGGTGGATAGCGATGCTTCTTTCCTACAACTTCTCCGCTCTTGTCCCAAGCTGAAGACACTTTCAATACATACAGAACCTCCAAACataaatgaagaggaagaggaggaaaacgATGAGCACGATATTCAGGGACTGCCCTGTCTTCCCCAGCTGCGCGTGCTCTCACTCAA ATTCTTCATGgaacaacagcagaaaaaacCTCTCATGACTTGGAGCTCCCTAAAATGGGCAACACTGTCTTTGTTAGGCAGTTCTCCTTTCTTAGAGAAAGCCTCACTTGTGGCCATGCCGTGCCCTATGGATGCAGTGTTCCAGAAAGTTCTCGATGGCCGTCTTGGAAGTCCAGAGGCCTCTCGTATTTCTCCACTACATAACCTGCAGCATTTGAATCTGGCTTACTGTAATATTTCCACGAAAACTGCCTCAAGACTGGTGATCCAtgagaactgcttgtccacCCTAGATTTGAGTGGCTGCTGGAATGTGAGCTCTGAGAACATTGTGCAGTTGCAAATGAAGGCCACCAAGAGGAGACATCCACTCACTATTCTTTGGAGGTGA
- the nop56 gene encoding nucleolar protein 56, which translates to MVLLHVLFEHAAGYALFAVKEVEEIGMLLPQVEESVLNLGKFSTVVKLAAFFPFKSAQSALENMNAISEGVVHEDLKLFLETNLPPGGKKKKVILGVADAKIGASLQEELGLSCQTGGVVAELLRGVRLHFHSLVKGLTAQAASKAQLGLGHSYSRAKVKFNVNRADNMIIQSIALLDQLDKDVNTFSMRVREWYGYHFPELIKIVNDNSMYCRLARLIGNRKELSEESLEQLEEVVMDSSKAQAILEASRSSMGMDISPIDLINIESFSNRVISLVQYRQELQEYLRSKMVQVAPNLAALIGEVVGARLISHAGSLTNLAKYPASTVQILGAEKALFRALKTRGNTPKYGLIFHSTFIGRAAAKNKGRISRYLANKCTIACRVDCFSELPNSVFGNKLREQVEERLTFYETGQVPRKNLDVMKQAIIEAGEVAAEMKRKMEKKERKRKKREKKQLEALSTVEGGEEEDHTLKKTKLAEEENDQNAETEIVAKKKKKKKQQMEEENVENEAEDLAENGIEETAPAKKKKKRKSEVLEPEEVEEAEEETEPQQVKTKKKKKEK; encoded by the exons ATG GTGCTCCTACATGTTCTCTTTGAACATGCTGCTGGATATGCTCTCTTTGCGGtcaaggaggtggaggagattGGCATGCTTCTGCCACAG GTAGAGGAGAGTGTGCTGAATCTTGGGAAGTTCAGTACGGTGGTGAAGTTGGCAGCATTTTTCCCATTCAAGTCTGCACAGTCTGCCTTGGAAAACATGAATGCCATCTCTGAGG GAGTTGTGCATGAAGATTTGAAGTTATTCCTCGAAACAAACCTGCCACCTGGcggcaagaagaagaaggtcaTTCTTGGGGTGGCTGATGCAAAGATAGGGGCCTCCTTGCAGGAGGAGCTTGGGCTCTCCTGTCAGACAGGAGGGGTAGTTGCAGAGTTGCTAAGAG GTGTGCGTTTACACTTCCACTCCCTTGTAAAAGGGTTGACCGCACAAGCAGCCTCCAAGGCTCAACTGGGCTTGGGGCACAGCTATTCCAGGGCCAAGGTCAAGTTCAACGTTAACCGAGCAGACAACATGATCATTCAGTCCATCGCCCTTCTTGACCAGCTGGACAAAGACGTCAACACCTTCTCCATGCGTGTCCG CGAGTGGTACGGTTACCACTTCCCAGAGCTGATAAAGATAGTGAACGACAACTCCATGTACTGCCGTCTGGCTCGTCTTATTGGGAATCGCAAGGAGCTGAGTGAGGAGAGcctggagcagctggaagagGTGGTGATGGACAGCAGCAAGGCCCAGGCTATTCTGGAGGCATCTCGCAGCTCTATGG GAATGGATATCTCCCCCATTGACCTGATCAACATTGAGAGCTTCTCAAACCGTGTGATTTCCTTGGTGCAGTACAGACAGGAGCTCCAGGAATATCTGCGTTCCAAGATGGTCCAAGTGGCCCCCAACCTGGCTGCTCTTATTGGAGAAGTG GTGGGAGCACGTCTCATCTCCCATGCTGGTAGTCTGACTAATCTAGCCAAGTACCCTGCCTCCACTGTGCAAATCCTTGGTGCAGAGAAGGCGCTCTTCAG AGCACTGAAGACCAGAGGAAATACCCCAAAGTATGGTCTGATATTTCATTCCACCTTCATTGGGCGTGCTGCTGCTAAAAACAAAGGCCGCATATCACGCTACTTGGCCAACAAATGCACCATCGCATGCCGTGTGGATTGCTTTTCAG AGCTGCCTAACAGTGTCTTTGGCAACAAGCTGAGAGAACAGGTAGAAGAGCGCTTGACCTTTTATGAGACAGGGCAGGTCCCACGCAAGAACCTGGACGTCATGAAGCAGGCCATAATTGAG gcTGGAGAAGTGGCAGCAGAGATGAAAAGGAAgatggagaagaaagaaagaaagcgaAAAAAGCGTGAAAAGAAGCAGCTTGAGGCTCTATCCACAGTCGAGGGTGGAGAGGAAGAAGACCACACACTGAAGAAGACCAAACTAGCTGAAGAG GAAAATGACCAGAATGCAGAGACAGAAATTGttgccaagaaaaaaaagaaaaagaagcagcagaTGGAAGAAGAAAACGTGGAGAACGAGGCTGAGGATCTAGCAGAGAATGGCATAGAGGAAACAGCCCctgccaagaagaagaagaagcgaaAAAGTGAGGTGCTGGAACCAGAAGAAGTGGAGGAGGCAGAGGAAGAAACAGAACCTCAGCAGGTCaagacaaagaagaagaaaaaagaaaagtaa